In Antennarius striatus isolate MH-2024 chromosome 8, ASM4005453v1, whole genome shotgun sequence, a single window of DNA contains:
- the LOC137599864 gene encoding galactose-specific lectin nattectin-like, with protein MLVTADAEFNQTFIMFLMKTQLLVCLLGVFLSVGAAEDVQEERAELSIPGVSLEETPDVQTPQERSAVSCPPGWQQYQNKCYQLLSMAYAWNNAEFHCESIGSNLVSVRNFEEYSFLQNMARSANYPTAWIGGYRFQGYWKWDDGTPFLYDNWYSHSSSSRYECLYLNSEGVLGWANQECHLGKPFICAKNLC; from the exons ATGTTGGTCACAGCAGACGCTGAGTTCAACCAG ACCTTCATCATGTTCCTCATGAAGACCCAGCTGCTCGTCTGTCTTCTTggtgtcttcctctctgtcgGCGCTGCAGAAG ACGTCCAGGAAGAGAGAGCTGAACTTTCAATCCCAG GAGTTTCTCTGGAGGAAACACCAGATGTTCAGACACCAC AGGAGAGATCGGCGGTAAGTTGTCCTCCAGGATGGCAGCAGTACCAGAACAAATGTTACCAGCTGCTCTCAATGGCATATGCCTGGAATAATGCAGAG TTTCATTGTGAGAGCATTGGATCCAACCTGGTGTCGGTCCGGAACTTCGAGGAATACAGTTTCCTCCAGAATATGGCCAGGAGTGCTAATTACCCCACAGCCTGGATTGGTGGATACCGGTTCCAG GGCTACTGGAAGTGGGACGATGGTACACCGTTCCTCTACGACAACTGGTACTCCCACAGCAGCAGTTCTCGCTACGAATGTCTGTACTTGAACAGTGAAG GTGTTCTCGGCTGGGCCAATCAGGAATGCCATCTTGGAAAACCATTCATTTGTGCCAAGAATCTCTGCTAG
- the LOC137600824 gene encoding type-2 ice-structuring protein-like — translation MLVTADAEFNQTFIMFLMKTQLLVCLLGVFLSVGAAAVVPVEGVPEGGAVPVPVEATADVTEARAELSVPGAAPEEPLNVQTLQRSASQCPEGWQPYKDHCYLMVNLMYNRINAEFLCESLNSSLASIHNLWEHQFLKELTWKAGFNTAWIGGYNFQGYWRWDDGTPFNYNNWYSNDGSSYKPCNYLNSNGVYGWSNKECTDLHASICSMKVSC, via the exons ATGTTGGTCACAGCAGACGCTGAGTTCAACCAG ACCTTCATCATGTTCCTCATGAAGACCCAGCTGCTCGTCTGTCTTCTCggtgtcttcctctctgtcgGCGCTGCAGCAG TTGTTCCAGTGGAAGGCGTTCCAGAAGGTGGAGCTGTTCCGGTCCCAG TTGAGGCGACAGCAGACGTCACAGAGGCCAGAGCTGAGCTTTCAGTCCCAG GAGCTGCACCGGAGGAACCGCTGAATGTCCAGACGCTAC AGAGATCAGCTTCACAATGTCCTGAAGGATGGCAGCCATACAAGGACCACTGCTACCTTATGGTCAACCTCATGTACAACAGGATTAACGCGGAG TTTCTTTGTGAGAGTCTGAATTCCAGCCTGGCATCAATACACAATTTATGGGAGCATCAATTCCTGAAGGAGCTGACCTGGAAGGCCGGCTTCAACACGGCCTGGATCGGTGGATACAATTTCCAG GGCTACTGGAGGTGGGACGACGGGACGCCGTTCAACTACAACAACTGGTACTCCAATGATGGTAGCTCCTACAAACCCTGCAACTACTTAAACAGTAACG GTGTTTACGGCTGGTCCAACAAGGAATGCACCGATTTACACGCATCCATCTGCTCCATGAAGGTCTCCTGCTAG
- the cnrip1a gene encoding CB1 cannabinoid receptor-interacting protein 1a, translating to MDDVPPIIHISIALRIQPNDGPVFFKVDGTRFGQSRTIKLLTGSKYRIEVVLKPGGVEATNMNIGGVVFPLEQQSRDEESVVYHGRYDTEGVPHTKSGDRQPVQVSIEFNKAGTFETVWQAKYYNYYKREHCQFGNKFSSIEYECKPNETRTLMWINKEAFN from the exons ATGGACGACGTTCCTCCGATCATCCACATCTCCATCGCGCTGCGGATCCAGCCGAACGACGGGCCGGTGTTCTTCAAGGTGGACGGGACCCGCTTCGGCCAGAGCCGCACCATCAAGCTGCTCACCGGCTCCAAGTACCGGATCGAGGTGGTGCTGAAGCCCGGCGGCGTCGAGGCCAC CAACATGAACATCGGAGGCGTCGTCTTCCCTCTGGAGCAGCAGTCCAGGGACGAGGAGTCGGTGGTCTATCACGGCCGGTACGACACCGAGGGCGTCCCCCACACCAAGAGCGGAGACCGACAACCAGTTCAAGTCAGTATCGAG TTTAACAAAGCAGGAACCTTCGAGACCGTCTGGCAGGCCAAGTACTACAACTACTACAAGAGGGAGCACTGCCAGTTCGGGAACAAGTTCAGCAGCATCGAGTACGAGTGCAAGCCCAACGAGACGCGAACCCTCATGTGGATCAACAAGGAGGCGTTCAACTGA